TCTTTTCTTAATTTTTCAATTGTACTCATAATTTCACTCCTAACCAAAAATAAATGTAAAATAATAATTCATTCTGAACATATATATAGACCAATATGCGCATATTAGCCCAATAAAACTACCTATTACGACATCCGTAAACCAATGTACTCCCAAAATAATTCTAGAAATGGCAATCATAAACGCAAACACAATGGCAATTAACATCGTCACGAAGAAAAATTTGTACCCATAACTTAGCACATAAGCAATTGTCAAATAAAAGCTCATACTAACGCAAGAATGACCACTTGGAAAAGAATATCCCATATAATTGATTCCACTTGTTACTTTTGGTCTTTTTCTTCTAAAAACAAATTTCAAAGTGTGAACTGCAATAACGCTAAGCATAACGCTCATTATTATAGCTGATGCTGATACATAATTGTGTTGACTCACAGTAAAAAACACAATAGGTATACTTATAATCATAAGTGTTTCAACGTTACCAAATTTTGTGATTTTTGCCATCATCGCAATCAGGGAATTGTGTCCCATTTTAGTAAAATGTTCCTTTAATCTTCTATCCAAATTTGTTTCATTGTCTTTTAATACAACAAATCCAAGAAAAAAAGTAATCGATAACAGAACAATACTACATATTATTACAAACCAATCGTATTTATCCATTTTAAATCCTTCCTTTAATACTTCATATTAAATTTTATACCAACCAAGTTCAAATGTATAGTAGGAAGACCTCCAATTAAAAATGAACCATAAAAATAAATCTATAGTTCATCTAAATTTTTATTTGATTTTATTATATATTTTTCTGCCACGAAAATCGTAGCTAAATAACACACATATCCCACTAACATTCCAAAAAACACATCAGTTGGCCAATGCACTCCCACAACAAGCCTACTAAAAGCAATTACAAATGGAATTATTCGCAAATAAATGAATTTGTAATTTTTCAAACTGCATAACAAATAACTCAGAGTAAAATAAAAGCTTGTACTTACCAAACTATGACCGCTGACATAACTGTAACCACCTTGTTCTATTTTGAAAAAATCTAACGGTCTTACTCTCACAAAACTATATTTGTACACATTCATAACTAAAAGACCTATCAAACAAGACATTAATGTTATTGAAAAAAATGAATTTTTGCCAATACGTTTTGAATAATATAAGCTAACTGCCAATATTAAAAAATACGTGCTGAAATTTCCGAGTATTGTGAATGATTTGAAGATATAAAAAGTAAAATTATCTGTAAGATTTTGTGCAAAATTCATTATTTTAGGTTCAAATGATAGACCAGATTGTTTTCTAATAAAAAAACCAAAAATCAACGAAGTTACAAGAATTGCCGCTGACAAATATATTTTTTTCTCGTTTATTACTTTTCCAATCATAACCCTTTACCATATTCACAATTTGGGAAGTGACACTCTGAACATTGCATACAAAATCCACCATAACCCAAACTATTAATCATATCTTTTGTAACTTTAATATTTGCAAAAATATAAGGCAATATTATATCGAA
This Finegoldia magna ATCC 53516 DNA region includes the following protein-coding sequences:
- a CDS encoding phosphatase PAP2 family protein; translation: MDKYDWFVIICSIVLLSITFFLGFVVLKDNETNLDRRLKEHFTKMGHNSLIAMMAKITKFGNVETLMIISIPIVFFTVSQHNYVSASAIIMSVMLSVIAVHTLKFVFRRKRPKVTSGINYMGYSFPSGHSCVSMSFYLTIAYVLSYGYKFFFVTMLIAIVFAFMIAISRIILGVHWFTDVVIGSFIGLICAYWSIYMFRMNYYFTFIFG
- a CDS encoding phosphatase PAP2 family protein — encoded protein: MIGKVINEKKIYLSAAILVTSLIFGFFIRKQSGLSFEPKIMNFAQNLTDNFTFYIFKSFTILGNFSTYFLILAVSLYYSKRIGKNSFFSITLMSCLIGLLVMNVYKYSFVRVRPLDFFKIEQGGYSYVSGHSLVSTSFYFTLSYLLCSLKNYKFIYLRIIPFVIAFSRLVVGVHWPTDVFFGMLVGYVCYLATIFVAEKYIIKSNKNLDEL